One region of Deltaproteobacteria bacterium genomic DNA includes:
- a CDS encoding electron transfer flavoprotein subunit beta/FixA family protein, with amino-acid sequence MEIIVCLRQTAIIKEEPKVQSDGKTLDLSGFNRHLNEWDAYALEEALLLAQKYGGDASVISLGPGEAQEVLFYGLAAGAKRAIHILTPDQQHIDNWTIANVLARVIKKGSFDLVMTGVQAEDDGCAEIGATLAHLLGIPHASLVMRVEYEQGQNAVKVDRELEAGYVDSLRLTLPALLTIQTGISQPRYISSMRLRRFKKSATITKVSFEDIVSEGEGPSPREEVLGLYPYQPEASQVEVLEGSPEAMADQLFERLQSKGVL; translated from the coding sequence ATGGAAATTATTGTTTGCCTTCGACAGACGGCTATCATCAAAGAAGAACCTAAGGTCCAGTCGGATGGAAAGACCTTAGACCTTTCTGGGTTTAACCGGCACCTGAACGAATGGGATGCCTACGCCTTGGAGGAGGCCCTCTTACTGGCCCAGAAATACGGGGGTGATGCATCTGTCATTTCATTGGGTCCTGGAGAGGCCCAGGAGGTCCTTTTTTATGGCTTGGCAGCAGGAGCAAAGAGGGCGATACATATCCTGACCCCCGACCAGCAACACATTGATAATTGGACCATCGCCAATGTGCTTGCGCGAGTAATAAAAAAAGGCTCCTTCGATCTCGTTATGACAGGGGTTCAGGCGGAAGACGACGGATGCGCCGAGATTGGGGCAACCCTTGCCCATCTTTTGGGGATTCCTCATGCCTCTCTGGTAATGAGGGTAGAGTATGAACAGGGACAAAACGCGGTGAAAGTTGACAGGGAACTCGAAGCAGGATATGTGGATAGTCTTCGCCTTACGCTACCCGCTCTGTTAACAATTCAGACAGGCATAAGCCAGCCTCGGTACATTTCCTCCATGAGGCTAAGGAGGTTCAAAAAGAGCGCAACGATCACGAAGGTCTCTTTCGAGGATATAGTTTCAGAAGGAGAGGGGCCTTCCCCAAGAGAGGAGGTGTTGGGACTTTACCCATATCAACCAGAAGCCTCACAGGTTGAGGTGTTGGAAGGGT